One genomic region from Candidatus Zixiibacteriota bacterium encodes:
- a CDS encoding shikimate dehydrogenase, whose translation MKDKYLFGVVGHKIGYSLSPQIFQTISKITGVPCDFKSHDIAPRRFNIDFPEVLKSGIDGFSVTIPFKNRVAEYLDEVDVSAVAVGAVNSIGIKDGRVFGYNTDSYGFSLPLLKHSDKLHGGAALVFGAGGAAKAIVHSLATRFKMRRVCVFARSAVKFAEFKQCLQENIPSLNIEGGLIEDYDPQSYEPYDIVVNCTPLGGWNHLDESPLPSSFNWLAGKIYCDLSYNRGNKIVASAAKQALTAYDGSIMLIGQALRSLELWTGIKVEFEPVYGEVFGGV comes from the coding sequence ATGAAAGATAAGTACTTATTTGGAGTGGTGGGCCATAAAATCGGTTACTCACTCTCACCGCAAATTTTCCAGACAATTTCCAAAATTACCGGGGTGCCCTGCGATTTTAAGTCCCATGACATCGCCCCGCGTCGTTTCAATATAGACTTCCCTGAGGTTCTCAAGAGCGGCATTGATGGATTCTCGGTCACGATTCCTTTTAAGAACAGGGTTGCGGAGTATTTGGATGAAGTTGATGTCTCTGCCGTCGCGGTTGGCGCGGTCAATTCCATCGGTATCAAAGACGGCCGAGTCTTTGGTTACAACACAGACAGCTATGGTTTCTCCCTGCCGCTGCTGAAGCACTCTGATAAGCTCCACGGCGGAGCGGCGCTTGTCTTTGGGGCAGGTGGCGCTGCCAAAGCAATCGTTCACAGCCTGGCTACCAGATTCAAGATGAGGCGAGTATGTGTGTTCGCCCGAAGTGCCGTCAAGTTCGCGGAATTCAAGCAGTGTCTCCAGGAGAATATCCCCAGTCTCAATATCGAAGGTGGTTTAATCGAAGACTACGACCCGCAGAGTTACGAACCGTACGATATCGTTGTCAACTGTACTCCTCTGGGAGGATGGAACCATCTTGATGAATCCCCTCTGCCGTCATCATTTAACTGGCTGGCCGGTAAAATCTACTGTGACCTCAGTTATAACCGGGGCAACAAAATTGTTGCTTCGGCCGCAAAACAGGCGTTGACAGCGTACGATGGTTCTATCATGTTAATAGGGCAGGCTCTCAGATCGCTCGAACTGTGGACAGGCATAAAGGTAGAATTTGAACCTGTTTATGGTGAAGTGTTTGGCGGGGTATAG
- the aroF gene encoding 3-deoxy-7-phosphoheptulonate synthase — MLVVMETTATDQMVAKVCIVIESMGLTAHPIPGTQRTVVGVTGNKSKVDADKIFAQPGVKDIIHVTPPFRLVSRDHKAEDTIVDISGVRIGGRECVMMAGPCSVESREQAFAIAEAVSKAGAKVFRGGAFKPRTSPYSFQGLGEKGLKILREVKQEFGLLIATEALDTETLDLVAEYTDIIQIGARNMQNFSLLRKAGRSRKPVLLKRGMSATLEEFLMAAEYILAEGNPNVILCERGVRISADRTRNTLDLSAIPYVKRTSHLPIIADPSHGTGRKDFVIPLSRAAVAVGADGLLVEVHHDPANALSDGAQAITPDMFQSMMDQVKAIAAVLDRTF, encoded by the coding sequence ATGTTAGTTGTAATGGAGACGACCGCTACCGACCAGATGGTCGCCAAGGTTTGTATTGTTATCGAGTCAATGGGGCTCACCGCCCATCCGATACCGGGCACACAGAGAACAGTGGTGGGTGTAACCGGGAATAAGTCGAAAGTTGATGCCGATAAGATATTCGCTCAGCCTGGCGTGAAAGACATAATTCACGTTACTCCCCCTTTCAGACTGGTCAGCCGCGATCACAAAGCGGAGGACACGATTGTGGACATCAGCGGTGTCCGCATTGGCGGACGAGAGTGTGTGATGATGGCTGGGCCGTGCAGCGTGGAGAGCCGCGAGCAAGCTTTCGCGATAGCGGAGGCGGTGTCAAAAGCGGGCGCAAAGGTGTTTCGCGGCGGGGCGTTCAAACCAAGGACATCACCATACAGTTTCCAGGGGCTGGGAGAGAAAGGATTGAAAATCCTCCGTGAAGTTAAGCAGGAGTTTGGTCTATTGATAGCCACCGAGGCTCTCGACACGGAGACGCTGGACCTGGTCGCGGAGTACACTGATATCATTCAGATTGGCGCCCGCAATATGCAGAATTTCTCACTGCTTCGCAAAGCCGGACGATCACGGAAACCGGTTCTTCTCAAGCGCGGCATGTCAGCTACTCTTGAGGAGTTTCTGATGGCCGCGGAATATATTCTTGCCGAGGGCAATCCGAATGTGATCCTCTGTGAGAGAGGAGTCAGGATATCCGCCGACCGAACAAGAAATACGCTCGACCTCTCCGCGATTCCATATGTAAAACGCACCAGTCATCTGCCCATAATTGCCGACCCCAGTCACGGTACCGGCCGGAAGGACTTTGTTATTCCGCTTTCCCGTGCGGCTGTCGCGGTTGGCGCCGATGGTCTGCTTGTCGAAGTTCACCATGATCCGGCCAATGCGCTCTCCGATGGTGCTCAGGCAATCACCCCTGACATGTTTCAGAGCATGATGGATCAGGTTAAGGCGATTGCAGCGGTACTCGACAGGACATTCTGA
- a CDS encoding Ig-like domain-containing protein: MKSSFKSLTAIIALLPLFSFFACYDEQQVIDPVVAEYGLETPSIDNVYPANGESNVNRHGALGIKFNRPMDTASVNRSMRVVGASGIQTCMDSLMQRNDSTGGGQMGNPPDDHTMDWIDSVSYTGAMHWNATSDSCVFHADSAFLPNTEHMIILTGEIRAHDGTAMDMSGYDAGCYMSFFTTGP; encoded by the coding sequence ATGAAATCATCGTTCAAGTCTCTTACCGCAATAATCGCCTTATTACCTCTTTTCAGCTTTTTTGCCTGCTATGACGAACAGCAAGTTATCGATCCGGTCGTTGCAGAGTATGGTCTGGAGACGCCTTCTATTGACAATGTATATCCGGCCAATGGTGAAAGTAATGTTAACCGCCACGGAGCGTTGGGGATTAAGTTCAATCGCCCCATGGACACAGCCTCGGTGAACAGGAGTATGCGTGTCGTGGGAGCTTCAGGGATTCAAACCTGCATGGATTCGCTTATGCAGCGAAACGACTCAACCGGTGGCGGCCAGATGGGCAACCCGCCCGATGATCACACGATGGACTGGATCGACAGTGTCAGTTATACCGGTGCAATGCACTGGAATGCCACATCGGATAGTTGTGTATTTCACGCGGATTCCGCATTTCTTCCGAATACGGAACACATGATCATCCTTACCGGGGAGATTCGGGCGCATGATGGCACCGCGATGGATATGAGCGGGTATGACGCCGGTTGCTACATGTCGTTCTTCACAACGGGTCCCTGA
- the glnA gene encoding type I glutamate--ammonia ligase: MKLERLQKLAKDNKIEFIDLKFIDLPGLWHHITIPVSALSETLFKTGVGVDGSSLPGYSSIERGDMLALPVAETAFIDPFYERPTLSFMCDIMDSRDKVEPYSRNPRRVAEDAETYLNKVKPGIRAIIGPEFEFYLFSKVNFYQGPDQAFYYLDSEEAEWNAAQDEESLGFKIPYKKGYHAAPPMDRSFNLRSEMSSLLSKVGIELKYHHHEVGSAGQHEIEIKFAPLLKMADQSMLVKYFIKNHAFRNKMSATFMPKPLFNEPGSGLHVHQYLADSKGSIFYDAKGPARFSKIGLYYMGGILKHVDSLLAFTNPSTNSFKRLVPGFEAPVAGTYSVGNRTACIRIPGYQRDPKTMRFEFRPPDGTMNPYLSYSAMLMAGIDGIKNKIDPGLPLDKNLDTLPEDELAKIHLLPTSLNKALNALEADNEYLLASGVFTEDLLQSWIKIKRNEVTQIRIRPTPYEFQMYYDI; encoded by the coding sequence ATGAAACTGGAACGTCTGCAGAAATTAGCTAAAGATAACAAAATTGAATTCATCGACCTCAAGTTTATCGACCTGCCCGGTTTGTGGCACCACATCACTATCCCGGTATCGGCACTGAGCGAAACTCTGTTCAAAACGGGGGTGGGCGTGGATGGATCCTCACTGCCGGGCTACTCATCCATCGAGCGCGGCGATATGCTTGCCCTTCCCGTGGCCGAGACGGCCTTCATCGACCCGTTTTATGAAAGACCAACTCTTTCGTTCATGTGTGATATCATGGACTCGCGCGATAAGGTCGAGCCGTACTCGCGCAACCCACGTCGTGTAGCCGAAGACGCCGAAACATATCTGAATAAAGTGAAACCGGGTATTCGGGCTATAATCGGGCCGGAATTCGAATTTTACCTGTTCAGCAAGGTTAACTTTTATCAGGGACCGGATCAGGCCTTTTATTACCTCGACTCCGAAGAGGCCGAGTGGAACGCGGCGCAGGATGAGGAGAGCCTCGGCTTTAAGATACCGTATAAGAAGGGGTATCATGCCGCTCCGCCGATGGACCGTAGTTTCAATTTGCGTTCCGAGATGTCATCATTGCTGTCGAAGGTGGGGATTGAATTGAAATACCACCACCACGAGGTTGGCTCGGCCGGTCAGCACGAAATTGAAATAAAATTCGCACCGCTTCTGAAAATGGCCGACCAGAGCATGCTGGTCAAATATTTTATTAAGAATCATGCTTTCCGCAACAAGATGTCGGCGACCTTTATGCCCAAACCTCTGTTCAACGAACCGGGGTCCGGGCTTCACGTCCATCAGTACCTGGCCGACAGCAAAGGCTCGATCTTTTACGATGCCAAAGGTCCCGCGCGTTTCTCCAAGATTGGACTGTATTACATGGGCGGAATCCTCAAGCACGTTGACTCCCTGCTGGCCTTTACCAACCCCTCGACCAACTCCTTCAAGCGGCTCGTGCCGGGATTCGAGGCGCCTGTGGCCGGTACTTATTCGGTCGGCAACCGAACGGCGTGTATACGCATACCGGGGTACCAGCGCGATCCCAAAACAATGCGGTTCGAGTTCCGCCCTCCCGATGGTACCATGAATCCGTATCTCTCATATTCGGCTATGCTGATGGCTGGGATCGACGGTATCAAAAACAAGATTGACCCGGGTCTGCCGCTGGACAAGAATCTGGACACTTTGCCCGAAGACGAGCTGGCGAAAATTCACCTTCTGCCGACCTCGCTCAACAAGGCGCTGAATGCCCTCGAGGCCGACAATGAGTATTTGCTTGCTTCGGGCGTCTTTACCGAAGATTTGCTCCAAAGTTGGATCAAAATCAAACGGAATGAGGTCACGCAGATTCGTATCAGACCCACGCCATACGAATTCCAAATGTACTATGACATTTAG
- a CDS encoding PLP-dependent aminotransferase family protein, producing the protein MLVGQNNKTQVEQWKIAPHVVRLESSIIREILKISSQPGVISFAGGLPAPELFPLEDLRQAMDEVVRKHGAPAFQYTLSRGIPQLRELLARRAAERGTVCEVDNILITAGAQQAIELVARAFVDRGDYIITEYPTYVGALQAFNYYQARYATVDMDNEGMIIEQAEEKIIKYKPKLIYTVSNFQNPTGITMSLERRKKLIDLAMRYNIPIVDDNPYGDIRFTGERVPTLKSLGGDQVIALRSFSKIVAPGLRLGWMNGAKAIMGHFEKVKQCTDLHTNTLCQYLIYEFIAAGKLEPHIKKIVADYRAKRDVMLKTMKETFPHGVRWTEPEGGLFLWVELPEHVSAKDLLPKAVEQKVAYVYGSPFFPDGGGQNTMRLNFSNATLEGIVEGITRLGKLLKENM; encoded by the coding sequence ATGCTCGTCGGACAAAACAACAAGACACAGGTCGAGCAGTGGAAAATAGCGCCGCACGTCGTAAGGCTGGAGTCTTCGATTATTCGTGAAATTCTCAAGATCTCGTCCCAACCGGGCGTGATTTCGTTTGCCGGCGGTCTTCCTGCTCCTGAGCTGTTTCCGCTTGAGGACCTCAGGCAGGCTATGGACGAGGTTGTACGCAAGCATGGAGCTCCTGCGTTTCAGTATACGCTGTCGCGCGGTATCCCGCAGCTTCGGGAACTTCTCGCCCGGCGCGCGGCTGAACGCGGCACAGTGTGCGAGGTGGACAACATTCTCATAACCGCCGGTGCGCAACAGGCGATTGAGTTGGTGGCGAGAGCTTTTGTCGACAGAGGCGATTATATCATTACTGAGTATCCAACCTATGTTGGCGCTTTGCAGGCATTCAATTACTATCAGGCCCGCTATGCAACGGTTGATATGGATAACGAGGGAATGATTATAGAGCAGGCCGAAGAAAAGATCATAAAATACAAGCCGAAACTCATCTATACCGTGTCGAATTTCCAGAATCCGACCGGTATTACGATGTCTCTGGAACGTCGCAAAAAACTCATTGATCTGGCCATGCGCTACAATATTCCGATAGTCGATGATAATCCTTATGGTGATATTCGTTTTACCGGCGAGCGTGTTCCGACACTCAAGTCGCTGGGCGGCGACCAGGTGATAGCGCTGAGGTCGTTCTCGAAAATAGTCGCCCCCGGACTCAGGCTCGGGTGGATGAATGGCGCCAAGGCCATAATGGGACACTTCGAGAAAGTCAAACAATGTACCGACCTGCACACTAACACACTTTGTCAATATCTCATATATGAGTTTATCGCGGCCGGCAAATTGGAGCCGCACATAAAGAAAATAGTGGCTGACTATCGTGCCAAGCGCGACGTGATGCTCAAAACGATGAAAGAAACCTTCCCGCATGGTGTCAGATGGACTGAGCCTGAGGGCGGCCTCTTCCTGTGGGTAGAACTACCCGAACACGTATCAGCCAAGGACCTCCTGCCCAAGGCTGTGGAGCAGAAGGTTGCATATGTTTATGGTTCGCCGTTTTTCCCGGATGGCGGCGGTCAGAACACCATGAGACTGAACTTCTCTAACGCCACGCTCGAGGGAATCGTGGAAGGTATCACGCGGCTGGGAAAATTACTCAAAGAGAATATGTAG
- the dapF gene encoding diaminopimelate epimerase, whose protein sequence is MQIQFTKYHALQNDFLVIEQTGASLSGRRLSNIARTFCHRRTGAGADGILVLSKARGIDYKVDIYNADGSWAEKSGNGLRIAGVHVFLKSGKRQKSDFLFRTGAGVDRVQIGRKIKNGYLVTVDLGRPEFDTSKIPVKTSQRYMINAPLKVGTVNLPVTCLSVGNPHTVLFVDNFDFDWKALGADLEVHKAFPNRTNVEFVKVVTPREILVCDWERGAGATGSSGTGAAASACAGVMLGLVDRRCEVVFDTGSLDIHWIEKTDTIRLTGPVVHVTQGTFQL, encoded by the coding sequence ATGCAGATACAATTCACCAAGTACCACGCTCTACAAAACGACTTTCTCGTTATAGAGCAAACCGGAGCCAGTCTGTCCGGACGTCGTCTTTCAAATATCGCGCGGACCTTCTGCCATCGCCGCACGGGCGCGGGCGCCGATGGTATACTGGTACTGTCGAAAGCCCGTGGAATTGACTACAAAGTGGACATCTACAACGCCGATGGCAGTTGGGCCGAGAAATCGGGAAATGGTCTGCGTATCGCGGGAGTCCACGTATTTCTGAAAAGCGGAAAGCGGCAAAAAAGCGACTTTCTTTTTCGGACAGGTGCGGGTGTCGACCGGGTACAAATCGGCAGGAAAATAAAAAACGGCTACCTGGTGACCGTTGATCTGGGCCGGCCCGAGTTCGACACTTCGAAAATTCCGGTTAAGACTAGTCAGCGTTATATGATAAATGCGCCGCTCAAGGTGGGTACGGTAAATCTCCCGGTGACATGTTTGTCGGTGGGCAACCCGCATACGGTGCTTTTCGTCGACAATTTCGACTTCGACTGGAAAGCTCTCGGCGCTGATCTGGAAGTCCACAAAGCCTTTCCGAATCGGACGAACGTTGAGTTTGTCAAGGTTGTCACTCCCCGCGAGATATTGGTGTGTGACTGGGAGAGAGGTGCGGGGGCTACCGGATCATCGGGAACCGGGGCAGCGGCATCGGCCTGCGCCGGTGTTATGCTGGGCTTGGTGGACCGTAGGTGCGAGGTAGTTTTTGATACCGGCTCTCTGGATATTCACTGGATTGAGAAGACCGACACTATCAGGCTGACCGGGCCGGTCGTACATGTGACACAGGGCACATTCCAACTGTAG
- the argS gene encoding arginine--tRNA ligase, with translation MSKSKYKEIFSRAISEAFQTVYPEKYFETGQQSIFDSGFVFQNLEKPKDPTMGRFALPVFKYAGLLGDKPQNIAEKISEAADALLSSAPVRTVATGGFINARTDFAEEGAETLRDIITADAAYGFSDDGRGRTVLVEYCSANIAKPFGVGHLRTTILGNSLRKIFQRLGYDAVGINYVGDWGTQFGKMIVAYRKWGADLPVGKETVSDLLNLYVKFHDEEEKNPDFAEEAREAFKNLENGRPEERALWERFRNISFAEWQRVFDIMGIEFDWTTGEAFLNDKIEPVIQRLKKVGLTSVSDGALIVDLHDPQLPPCLLRKADGATLYATRDIVGLLYRAEKYDFHEALYVVASAQSDHFKQVFKVVQMLEEAENVPESRRIAPRAKHIDFGWVKFGEKTMSTRRGNIVFLEDVVNQAVDLAKQKILEKNPDLKNIDETALMIGTGAVIFSQLSVRRQKDVNFDWNEVLSFEGETGPYLQYTHARLCSLMRNYSGKISPDINIGFLDNEEEKRVVELLADAPDAIRDAARNYEPNFISTHLLKLAGAFNKVYQRKDESGKIDKIISDNADLTAARMALVRSVQVVIKEGLYLLGLKAPEEM, from the coding sequence ATGAGCAAAAGCAAATACAAAGAGATATTTTCAAGGGCGATTAGTGAAGCCTTTCAGACTGTATACCCGGAGAAATATTTCGAAACGGGTCAGCAGAGTATTTTCGACTCTGGTTTTGTATTTCAAAATCTCGAGAAGCCAAAAGACCCAACAATGGGACGTTTCGCTCTGCCGGTTTTCAAATATGCCGGTCTTTTAGGTGATAAGCCGCAGAACATAGCCGAGAAAATATCCGAAGCCGCCGACGCATTGCTTTCGAGCGCCCCGGTGAGGACTGTCGCGACCGGCGGATTCATAAATGCCAGAACCGACTTTGCCGAGGAAGGAGCGGAAACTCTACGGGATATTATCACAGCGGACGCTGCCTACGGTTTTTCGGATGATGGTAGGGGTCGTACCGTGCTTGTGGAGTACTGTTCCGCCAACATCGCTAAGCCGTTTGGTGTCGGGCACTTGCGTACCACCATCTTAGGTAATTCTTTAAGGAAAATCTTCCAACGGCTTGGCTATGATGCCGTCGGTATCAATTATGTGGGCGACTGGGGGACTCAGTTCGGCAAGATGATTGTCGCCTACCGGAAATGGGGAGCCGATTTGCCCGTGGGCAAGGAGACTGTCTCCGACCTGCTGAATCTGTACGTGAAATTCCATGACGAAGAAGAAAAGAACCCGGATTTTGCTGAGGAGGCAAGAGAGGCGTTTAAGAATCTGGAAAATGGCAGGCCGGAGGAAAGGGCGCTCTGGGAACGTTTCCGGAATATCTCATTTGCGGAGTGGCAGCGTGTATTTGACATTATGGGAATAGAGTTCGATTGGACAACCGGTGAAGCGTTTCTCAACGACAAAATAGAGCCGGTCATTCAGCGTCTGAAGAAAGTCGGGCTGACATCGGTTTCCGATGGCGCCCTCATAGTGGACCTTCACGACCCGCAACTGCCGCCGTGTCTTTTGCGCAAAGCCGATGGCGCCACGTTGTATGCTACCAGGGATATTGTCGGCCTGTTATATCGCGCCGAGAAATACGATTTTCACGAGGCGCTTTATGTTGTAGCTTCGGCTCAGTCCGATCACTTCAAGCAGGTTTTCAAGGTGGTCCAAATGCTCGAGGAGGCGGAGAATGTGCCAGAATCCAGAAGAATCGCTCCCCGGGCCAAACATATCGACTTTGGATGGGTCAAGTTCGGTGAGAAAACCATGTCGACCCGGCGGGGTAATATCGTTTTCCTCGAGGATGTCGTCAACCAGGCCGTTGATCTGGCCAAACAGAAAATCCTCGAGAAGAACCCGGATTTGAAGAATATCGATGAGACTGCCCTTATGATCGGCACCGGCGCGGTAATATTTTCTCAGCTTTCAGTCAGGCGTCAGAAGGATGTCAATTTCGATTGGAACGAAGTACTCAGTTTCGAAGGAGAGACCGGTCCGTATTTGCAGTACACGCACGCGAGACTCTGTTCACTTATGCGCAACTATTCGGGGAAAATATCGCCGGATATCAACATCGGTTTTCTCGACAACGAGGAGGAGAAGCGGGTTGTGGAGTTGCTGGCAGACGCTCCAGATGCAATAAGGGACGCGGCCAGAAATTACGAGCCGAATTTTATTTCCACTCATCTGTTGAAATTGGCGGGCGCTTTCAATAAGGTATATCAACGCAAGGATGAAAGCGGAAAGATCGATAAGATTATATCCGATAATGCTGACCTCACGGCTGCTCGCATGGCGCTGGTCAGGTCGGTTCAAGTGGTGATAAAAGAGGGTCTCTATTTGCTGGGGTTAAAGGCCCCCGAGGAGATGTAA
- a CDS encoding MFS transporter: MPTTISSPPEQSNIGSLSSALRTGVVEYLSHVKMFSRNARLYLFGSFLMGINFHVFQLLLNLYLKQLGFNEGEIGFVVSSRAIGMTVIAIPAAILMSRVKLKPLLIISGILFAGFSFFIATYQVFILLVGFSVLSGMAFAFYRVAAAPFYMRNSTPTERTHLFSFSFGMMLLAGMAGSIGSGKMVMVLGDLTGDIVLGYQLTMYLGIVVALMAVIPFFLIKAAKPSVEENKINITWAQLRQRGWFYFKITISNFILGGGAGLIIPFLNLYFRDRFGLTPDTIGLYYFVVQLAMLVGSLSGPLLVKRFGLVRTVVITQIASIPFMLVLSYSYMLPLAFIAFIFRGGLMNLGAPLVTNFGMEMSQKQEQGLVNALLQVAWTSSWMFSAAIGGSLIEAYGYTVTMNITIVLYVISTVLFFGFFRKSEIRSGSSVGWTLARDNGS; this comes from the coding sequence ATGCCTACCACGATATCATCACCTCCCGAACAATCCAACATCGGCTCACTATCAAGCGCGCTGAGAACGGGCGTGGTCGAATATCTGTCGCACGTCAAAATGTTTTCGCGCAACGCCCGTCTTTACCTGTTCGGTTCTTTCCTTATGGGTATCAACTTCCACGTATTTCAGCTTCTTCTGAATCTGTATCTCAAGCAGCTTGGATTTAACGAAGGGGAGATAGGTTTTGTTGTCTCCTCCCGGGCCATAGGAATGACGGTCATTGCGATTCCGGCCGCCATACTGATGAGTCGGGTCAAACTGAAACCGCTGCTGATTATCAGCGGGATTTTATTTGCCGGGTTCAGTTTCTTCATAGCCACGTATCAGGTGTTTATTCTTTTGGTGGGTTTCTCCGTTCTCAGCGGCATGGCTTTCGCGTTTTACCGGGTGGCGGCCGCGCCTTTCTATATGCGAAATTCAACACCGACGGAACGTACGCATTTGTTTTCGTTTTCATTCGGAATGATGTTGCTGGCGGGCATGGCGGGGTCGATCGGTTCGGGGAAGATGGTGATGGTTCTTGGCGATCTCACGGGTGATATCGTCCTCGGCTACCAGTTAACCATGTATCTGGGTATTGTGGTGGCGCTGATGGCCGTAATACCGTTTTTTCTGATCAAGGCGGCAAAACCTTCAGTGGAAGAAAACAAAATCAATATCACCTGGGCCCAGTTAAGACAGCGAGGCTGGTTCTACTTCAAAATCACCATAAGCAATTTCATACTTGGGGGAGGAGCCGGACTGATTATTCCGTTTCTGAACCTGTACTTTCGGGACAGGTTCGGCCTGACTCCGGATACTATAGGTCTGTACTATTTCGTGGTCCAGCTTGCCATGCTTGTCGGGTCGCTATCCGGCCCGTTGCTGGTTAAACGGTTCGGGCTGGTGAGGACGGTCGTTATCACGCAGATCGCGTCAATTCCGTTCATGCTGGTATTGTCGTACAGCTATATGCTGCCGTTGGCTTTCATAGCGTTCATCTTCAGGGGCGGTCTGATGAATCTCGGAGCCCCGCTCGTCACGAATTTTGGCATGGAGATGTCGCAGAAGCAGGAGCAGGGGTTGGTCAACGCACTACTTCAGGTCGCCTGGACATCCTCGTGGATGTTCTCAGCGGCTATTGGCGGAAGTCTCATTGAGGCCTACGGCTATACAGTGACTATGAATATTACGATTGTGCTATATGTTATTTCGACTGTCCTGTTTTTCGGCTTCTTTCGAAAATCCGAGATACGAAGCGGGAGTTCTGTAGGCTGGACGCTTGCTCGCGACAATGGATCGTAG
- the aroA gene encoding 3-phosphoshikimate 1-carboxyvinyltransferase translates to MPRKIHPTKKYGGTISVPGDKSIGHRAALLSILSKGDIKIINFPRNADCLRSLEAARAFGVRVSEQDGIMRLSPPETLTIAPDTLIECGNSATTARLLFGIIAGSNLTVTLSGDDSLSRRPMARVIEPLSAMGAEVFSKENKLPVKISGKKLLPFDYELPIPSAQVKSAVLLAGLASSCSVNVREKTITRDHTEIMLEQLGEGVEVREIKPVMVQDPVDPRKKKMHMPESFKKEIRITSQTRVNGGTVDIPGDFSTAAFFMAGAAVSKKTITIENVGLNPTRTGFLDYLRAAGCKVEITEKRTVSGELRGSVTVTGGELKARKIAGDSVVELIDEIPALSVVAAFADGTTVIRDAGELRAKESDRLEAITENLKLMGVKCGVLEDGLAIEGRRELTAADFKSFGDHRIAMAFSVASLFLIGPSSIDNPDIVEISCPGFYSLLDKVTA, encoded by the coding sequence ATGCCCCGTAAGATTCACCCGACAAAAAAATATGGCGGTACAATATCTGTCCCCGGGGACAAATCAATAGGTCACCGAGCGGCGCTCTTGTCGATACTGTCCAAAGGCGATATCAAGATTATCAACTTTCCTCGCAATGCCGACTGTTTGAGATCACTCGAAGCCGCCAGGGCGTTCGGAGTGCGGGTTAGCGAGCAGGACGGGATAATGCGCTTGAGTCCCCCGGAGACGCTGACCATCGCTCCCGATACGCTTATCGAATGCGGCAATTCCGCAACGACCGCGCGACTTCTTTTCGGCATCATCGCCGGCTCGAATCTTACGGTAACTCTCTCCGGTGATGATTCGCTTTCACGACGTCCGATGGCGCGCGTGATCGAGCCGCTGAGCGCGATGGGCGCGGAGGTGTTCTCCAAAGAAAACAAGCTGCCAGTCAAAATCAGCGGGAAGAAGCTGCTGCCGTTCGATTATGAGTTGCCGATTCCGTCGGCGCAGGTCAAATCCGCCGTGCTACTGGCCGGGCTGGCATCTTCGTGCTCGGTGAACGTTCGCGAAAAGACCATCACGCGTGACCACACCGAAATAATGCTGGAACAACTTGGTGAAGGTGTCGAGGTGAGAGAAATAAAACCGGTGATGGTTCAGGATCCGGTCGATCCGAGAAAAAAGAAAATGCACATGCCGGAGTCGTTCAAAAAGGAGATCCGTATAACCTCGCAGACACGCGTAAACGGCGGCACGGTTGACATTCCTGGTGATTTTTCGACGGCGGCATTTTTCATGGCCGGCGCGGCGGTATCGAAAAAAACGATCACTATAGAAAATGTAGGGCTGAATCCGACAAGGACAGGATTTCTTGATTACCTGAGGGCGGCGGGCTGTAAAGTGGAAATCACTGAAAAGAGAACAGTCTCGGGAGAACTCCGGGGAAGTGTCACCGTGACAGGGGGAGAGCTGAAAGCGCGCAAGATAGCAGGCGACTCGGTCGTCGAGCTTATCGATGAAATCCCGGCGCTGTCGGTGGTCGCTGCCTTTGCCGATGGTACCACGGTCATTCGTGATGCCGGTGAGCTTCGCGCGAAGGAATCGGATCGGCTCGAGGCAATTACCGAGAATCTTAAACTCATGGGCGTCAAATGCGGCGTACTCGAAGACGGTTTGGCAATTGAAGGTCGCAGGGAGCTGACGGCCGCCGACTTTAAATCGTTCGGCGACCATCGAATAGCGATGGCTTTTTCAGTTGCTTCGCTTTTCCTGATAGGGCCATCCAGCATCGACAATCCGGATATTGTCGAGATCTCGTGCCCCGGCTTCTATAGCCTGCTGGATAAAGTCACGGCATGA